The genomic region TTCCTTCTCCGCCGCCATGACAATACCCTGCGCCATCTCCAGATTATTGGCGTTAAAAGCACCGACCGCGTAACCTCTCTTCCGGGCATCCAACAACATACCCTTGGTGGTTACTAAAGACATCATCGATCACTTCCTTATCCTACTCATCGCTTTGCGGGTCGGGCTTATTGCGTTGTCGCGAAGGACAACGCAATAAGCTTTATCATCTCGGAAGATCAGAACAGCTTGCTTTTAGGATAAAGGTTGCGAAAAGATTGGTTAAACCGGTTGTTACGGTCGCTCAGACCTTTTCCACAAACTCTTCCAACAGGCGCATATCACCGGCAAAGCCTTTTGCCGTCGTGACAGCGGGCGGGTAGTTCACAAATTCGTCGGCCGAGAGACCATAGGCATAGTAACCTTGCCGGAAGTAAGGAACCTTAATCAACTGGGCCAAAATGTCATCCGGAATATCCTCGCCTTTATGGCTCTCCAACGGCTCATTTTCATACAACTTCAGGAAATCGGCGATCATATCCGGATTCATCGTATAGACGATGGGTTCGCCGGCCATCTTCTCGATATGCCAAACTTTGACTTTGTTGTCGACCGTCGGACCGGGCCGGGCCGAACAAAGCAGCAGTTTGCTTTCATAACCTTTCTGGGCAAGGATCTTGAGGGCTTTTTTGCAGACGGCTAAGCCAGCCCAGTGGCGAACGGCCAAATCGTCCAAGTCAACCCCAACCGCCGCGGCTTGTTCTTTAAACTCTTTTGCTTCTTCGAAGCGGCCCAGCATCATGGTGATCACCGAACGCCATTGGGTATAGTCAACCCCATTGGCCTGGCCGATCTCTTTTCCAACCCGTACCGCTTCGGCCACCGCCAAGATTTGGGGTACCGTAAAGCACACGGTTGCGTTGGTCGAGATCCCCAGCGCCGTCAGGAGCATAATGTTGTAGACGCCTTGTTTGGTGGCGGGTGATTTTACCATAATATTGGGCGACAAGGCCTTAAGGCCAATCCCCTGTCGCAACATTTCACGGGTATCCGTAATCAACCTGGGATCAACCTGAGCGCTCACATAGCCGTATTTGTAGTTGGAATGCTCGAAAATGGGCATGTATTTCTTCACGCCCTCGGCCGTGATCTTGGTGTAGGTCATCCAAGCCTGTTCCTCGAGGGAAGCCCCGGGATGTTTCTCTTTAATCTCCTTAATCCAAGGTTTGCAGGTCTCCGGAATCCAGTCCAGCGTTTCCCGGGTGAGACGGGGGTTGGTGGTTACGCCGCGGATCACGGAATCTTCCGGTTTTTTCTCATTGTAGAGCTTCTCCAGCCACCCGGCAAACTTCTCTCTTTTCTCCGCCGGAAGTTCACTTAAAAACTTCTCTTTCCAGGCCGAATAAACCAGGGGCGAAGCATCCCACCAAACCTCAAAATCATCGCTGATCGCCTGTAATCGCTCGAGAGGGCTTTTGTCAAAAGACATTGATCATTCCTCCTCATCTTTTTATTCTAAACTACCTAAACCGAGTAGTTTATCCATCTCCTGGTACTCTTCCCGTGTTGGAACTTTATGGTGCCACTCCACTTTGTTTTCGGCAATCGGCAAGCCTTTGCCCTTTACTGTTTTCGCGATGATCACCGAGGGTTTGCCGGGAATAAACGGTACGGCACTCAGCGCTTCGTGAATCTGTTGATAGTCATGGCCGTCAATCTCGCGTACACCCCAACCGAAACTGGCCCATTTCTCCGCCAACGGTTCGATGTTCATCACTTTGTCCACAAAGTTGCTGACTTGCAAATTGTTCCGATCGACGATCGCAACCAGGTTGTCCAACCCGAAATGGGCCGCCGACATGGCCCCTTCCCAGATGGAGCCTTCCTGGGTCTCACCATCTCCCAAAATGGTATATACTTTATAATTCTTCCGGTCGGCCTTGGCCGCCAGCGCCATCCCGATCCCGATATTGAAACCATGACCCAGCGAGCCCGTATTTGCCTCCACTCCCGGGAGTTCCCGTTCGGGATGACCACCGAGTTTCGTATTCAACTGGCGACAGTAAGTCTTCAACAGCTCCTCATCGAA from Capillibacterium thermochitinicola harbors:
- a CDS encoding transketolase, whose translation is MLAAEELNRLQAEAAEVRKEAIKMATRAGTGHLGPALGITDVMWVLYSRHMKYDPKNPSWPDRDRLILSKGHSCLALYAVLAKKGFFDEELLKTYCRQLNTKLGGHPERELPGVEANTGSLGHGFNIGIGMALAAKADRKNYKVYTILGDGETQEGSIWEGAMSAAHFGLDNLVAIVDRNNLQVSNFVDKVMNIEPLAEKWASFGWGVREIDGHDYQQIHEALSAVPFIPGKPSVIIAKTVKGKGLPIAENKVEWHHKVPTREEYQEMDKLLGLGSLE
- a CDS encoding transaldolase family protein — its product is MSFDKSPLERLQAISDDFEVWWDASPLVYSAWKEKFLSELPAEKREKFAGWLEKLYNEKKPEDSVIRGVTTNPRLTRETLDWIPETCKPWIKEIKEKHPGASLEEQAWMTYTKITAEGVKKYMPIFEHSNYKYGYVSAQVDPRLITDTREMLRQGIGLKALSPNIMVKSPATKQGVYNIMLLTALGISTNATVCFTVPQILAVAEAVRVGKEIGQANGVDYTQWRSVITMMLGRFEEAKEFKEQAAAVGVDLDDLAVRHWAGLAVCKKALKILAQKGYESKLLLCSARPGPTVDNKVKVWHIEKMAGEPIVYTMNPDMIADFLKLYENEPLESHKGEDIPDDILAQLIKVPYFRQGYYAYGLSADEFVNYPPAVTTAKGFAGDMRLLEEFVEKV